One segment of Cohaesibacter intestini DNA contains the following:
- a CDS encoding methylated-DNA--[protein]-cysteine S-methyltransferase codes for MLYCHHDSPIGPLTFHGIGDRLHGLHFAKQGQPIKPDPDWVQEDRAFGEARRQVDAYFAGDLTHFSLDYHLDGSPFQLEVWHALEAIPFGELRSYGDIARAVGQPGGAQAVGMANNANPIPIIVPCHRVIGVDGALVGFGGGLQTKIWLLEHEKINPSQVHSPNQMGFDF; via the coding sequence ATGCTCTATTGTCATCACGACAGTCCGATTGGACCGCTGACCTTTCATGGCATCGGTGACAGGCTTCATGGGTTGCATTTTGCCAAACAGGGCCAACCGATCAAGCCTGACCCGGATTGGGTGCAAGAGGACCGTGCCTTTGGCGAGGCCCGGCGGCAGGTGGATGCCTATTTTGCCGGAGATCTGACCCATTTCAGTCTCGATTATCATCTGGACGGCTCGCCCTTTCAGCTTGAGGTCTGGCATGCGCTTGAGGCCATTCCCTTTGGAGAATTGCGCTCCTATGGGGACATTGCCCGTGCGGTGGGGCAACCGGGTGGTGCGCAGGCGGTGGGGATGGCCAACAATGCCAATCCAATCCCGATCATCGTGCCCTGTCATCGGGTGATTGGCGTGGACGGCGCTCTGGTGGGCTTTGGCGGTGGATTGCAGACCAAAATCTGGCTTCTGGAGCATGAAAAGATCAATCCCAGTCAGGTCCATAGCCCCAACCAGATGGGGTTTGATTTTTAA
- a CDS encoding cytochrome-c peroxidase, giving the protein MSHSAKALTKGVAAVSLALAFGLVNAKAEELPTLPSDKATLEGLGAALFFDENLSNNRTMSCFTCHAPEAGFADPRSNGLDGAIGRATSLGDDGQSIGDRNAPTASYAALTPKFHKNKDGHWVGGQFLDGREPDLEGQAGGPPLNPLEMGMESKQAVVERLLENDEYVSGFKLLYGEDIFADSDKAYRAMTEAIAAFERTDYFSPFDSKYDRYLRGEADFTREEELGRTLFFSQQFTNCNLCHQLHKRPGVEKELFTNHQYFNIGVPENKALRAANGVGVGSIDHGLASNAKVDKKAEDGKYKTTTLRNVAVTGPYMHNGIFEDLETVVRFYNRYNSKAAASRINPETGKPWGDPEVSETVDTKKLTEGPALEEDRIKALVAFLKTLTDQRYEHLLEQ; this is encoded by the coding sequence ATGTCCCATAGTGCAAAGGCGCTGACCAAAGGCGTCGCGGCGGTCTCACTGGCTCTGGCCTTCGGGCTTGTCAACGCAAAGGCTGAAGAGCTGCCAACCCTGCCCTCCGACAAGGCCACGCTGGAAGGCTTGGGTGCGGCGCTGTTTTTCGATGAAAATCTGTCAAACAACCGGACCATGTCCTGTTTCACCTGCCATGCGCCAGAAGCGGGCTTCGCCGATCCGCGCAGCAATGGGCTTGATGGGGCCATCGGCCGCGCCACCTCCCTTGGCGATGACGGCCAATCCATCGGCGACCGCAATGCCCCGACGGCGTCCTATGCGGCACTGACACCGAAATTCCACAAGAACAAAGACGGCCACTGGGTCGGTGGCCAGTTTCTTGATGGCCGCGAGCCGGATCTTGAAGGTCAGGCAGGTGGCCCGCCGCTCAATCCGCTGGAAATGGGCATGGAAAGCAAACAGGCTGTTGTCGAGCGCCTGTTGGAGAATGATGAATATGTCAGCGGCTTCAAGCTGCTCTATGGCGAGGATATCTTTGCTGACAGTGACAAAGCCTATCGTGCCATGACCGAGGCGATTGCCGCCTTTGAACGGACCGACTATTTCAGCCCGTTTGATTCGAAATATGATCGCTATCTGCGCGGCGAAGCGGACTTCACTCGTGAGGAGGAACTGGGCCGGACCCTGTTCTTCTCCCAGCAATTCACCAACTGCAATCTCTGCCACCAGCTGCATAAGCGCCCCGGTGTCGAGAAGGAGCTCTTCACCAACCACCAATATTTCAACATTGGTGTGCCGGAAAACAAAGCGCTTCGGGCCGCCAACGGGGTGGGTGTCGGCAGCATCGATCATGGTCTGGCAAGCAACGCCAAGGTCGACAAAAAGGCCGAGGATGGCAAATACAAAACCACCACCCTGCGCAATGTGGCAGTGACCGGTCCCTATATGCATAATGGTATTTTCGAGGATCTTGAAACCGTCGTCCGCTTCTACAATCGCTACAATTCCAAGGCGGCTGCGTCCCGGATCAACCCTGAAACCGGCAAGCCTTGGGGTGACCCGGAAGTGTCTGAAACCGTTGATACAAAGAAGTTGACCGAAGGCCCGGCCCTTGAAGAGGACCGCATCAAGGCCCTCGTCGCTTTCCTCAAGACCCTGACCGATCAGCGCTATGAGCATCTGCTGGAGCAATAG